The following is a genomic window from Doryrhamphus excisus isolate RoL2022-K1 chromosome 3, RoL_Dexc_1.0, whole genome shotgun sequence.
AACTAAttttttgtagtagtagtagtggtggtagtagtagtcgtatTCTTTGCCGCTCACCTGGTTTGGACAAAGGCATCACTCTGGGGAATTGCCTTCTGGAAGGTCTCAGTGGACTGAAAACCAAAGAAATCAACTATGTAAGAAATGTATCACCTGTAAAACTTGACATTTAAAGTAACCCCTCCTGACCTAATTAAGTCTTTGCAGAGTGGTGGGAAAGGTTGCTTTTGATAGTGACCGAACACCTCAAAGACAATAGGTTGTGTCTTGATGTACTCCACAAATGACTTGGTCACCTCCACTGTGATCTAAGGTAAGAGGTGAAAAGTAGGACAGGATCACCACTAATCTTAAAGAAGTAATCAGAGATCAGCTTAtttgttgaaaataataataataataaatcttaCATTTTGGACATGGTAGAAGCCAAGGGGTGGTCCCCTGCCAGTGTTCTTCAATGGCTCGGTGGAAAACGCTTCATCGTGGCGGTGGATGAAACTGAAAATACAGTGCACGTAAACAGTCAAATTAGTCACAGCGACTGGACATTCTACAAACACGTGCAAGCATTTTCCCATGCtaatgtccatccattcattttctataccccttatcctcacgagggtcacgggcatgctggagcctatcccagctgtcttcgggtgagaggcggggtacaccctggactggtcgccagccaatcacagggcacatatagacaaacaaccattcacactcacatttatacctatggacaatttggagtcgccaattaacctagcatttttttggaatgtgggaggaaaccggaagacccggagaaaacccatacacacacggggagaacatgcaaactccacacaaggatGCCCGAGCGGgaaattgaacccaggtctcctagctgtgtggcctgcgcgcacCACTCGAACACCATGCTGCCCCATGGTaatgtgtgtcatttatttatttatggaatGCCTGAAAAGCAAAAAGACTAGTTTGCGTATTGCTATGCATAAATGAAAGACTTGGTACACAATTCATGACCAAAAATGGTGTCCATTGGCACAAAATGACCACGTCCCTGCATCACTTAGTATTTACACCTTGTCAAGTACTGTTTACTTTTAGCGACATATATTGTTCCTGCATGGGTATGCACTGTCACCACTACTTCAGCATCCGTGTCATGGCATTATTTGGTCCTACTGAGTTGCATGTGATGCCAAGCAACAGCAGGTAACGCCTaagcttaattaattaattgcaaaGGATCTACAGGATGTTGAACTCCATAGAAGAAGCTCTCATTGTAGACAAAAAAGGTAAGTCTATATTATCTCACAGCTGCAAAAAGAGAGTGCAGAAAAAAAGACGGAAGAAGCATAAAGTACAAAAAAGAAGGGATTTCACTACAAGGACGAAATCCATGCAAATGTAAACCCAGCTTAAGTCACTATACTTAGTTTCAGTCCACTCACTTGAACTGACAGAAGATGTCAGCGTACTCGGCTGAGATGCTGGAGGCCTGTAAGACGGTCACTCTGAAGGTGAAGGTGCTGCCTATCTTCAGGTGTGACAGAGCCTTTTCTGGTGAGAGTTCCAGagggagatccagacccagtcCTGAGCTCTTCACAGGGCTCGGTGGAGGTTCTGGAGTGGCTAAATTTCAGTTTGTATTAAAGTGTCTATGCATGCTAGTGTTTGTTGTCATGCATAGGTTTAATTCCACCAACTACTCCTCTTACCTTCGCAAGTGTTGTTGTTGACTTCATCTGCAGAGATGCCCATCTCCACATTCTGACCCTCTCCTTCCACAATGCGGAGCTCCTCCTGAGAGGTGTTCGAGTGGGAAAGGCTACCTGTGATTGACTCTGTCTGAAACTTAAGCGACACACAAAACAATCACACATTTTACAGctttgcaaaaagaaaaacaagcacATGCACTGATGATGTCCAATACAAGCACAGTATCAGGAAATCTGCCTTTACAAGAATCCAATTCACTTAATtaatatagcacattttataaacactgTTTCCAAAGTgttgcacagactagtaaaaccGTAAATAAAAAGTCAGGGGAGCATGGTCATTTTTAGTGAAGAGCAAATAGGATGGGACAAGAATTGATCCCTGAGGGACTCCACAGTCAAGGTGGACAGTGGACGAGGTGGATTGTCCAAGTCCCACAGCAAGGCATCTCCCTGACAGGTAAGCCTTAAACCACTCAAGGGCAGTCCGCCTGACACCCACACACTTTCAAAGcgagataaaataataatatcggTCACTGTGTAAAAAGCAGCAGTCAGGTCCAAAAGCACTAAAATGGCTGAACCACCAGAATCAGTCAGAGATCAAAATTGTTaattaaaaacctttaaaagtgcAGACTCGATGCCATGAAAGGCTCTATAAACTGACTAGAAGGTGTGCATTCGTGCAAGGGTGCTTTTTTCTAAAATCTTTGAGATAAAAGGTAGTTTTGAGATGGAAGGATCAAGACCCCCTTTTTAGCAAAGTTTCAAAGTGGCCTTTTTTACAAAAGGATGGCACAAAACCAGAAGCCAGGCTGCTGTTGAtgatattacaaataaatggaCCAATAGTTGTACACACCTCCCTGAAAAAGCGAGGGGGGACTGGGTCGATAAGAGACAAGACCATCAAATCCCTATGTAATAAAGGTAAATACTCAGTATCGATTAATTCACTTTGCAGTAGTGTAGAACTGTACTGCAACATACTGATGGGTGTTATGTGTATGCATATTTGCAAGATATTATCTAATATTTTGGCTGTCGCATCCTTGTAAATGTAGAATTCTAACATAACTTTAAGTGCACTTGTGCTTATACTTTATCACTAAAAATGTTCAACCATACTCCCTACTAAAGTTCTAAAGGCAAATGTATACAAATTACATTAGAATGTGTCATATTCCctgaaatatattttctgtGCCCCAGCCTGTAAACCCCTGTATTATTATACTGTGCAGATGAGCgttatgtcataataataatgccaatGTTGCATGCACCTGCCAGCTATTTATCTCATACCACAGACAGAAAACCGAGCTCACCTTCTCAAACTGTTTATCTTCAAAGGAGATCTTAGCAGTGCCTGACTGCCTCACACCTGAACCGTAATCTGGAGCTTCCTCATCCGCTGCAGAGACAAGAACATACTCAGAATTATCTTCTTTAAGGAAAAGAGAACATTTTCTTGCGGCTAAAATTTGTTCCTGACCTGAAATGGCCTGCACAGCCACTCTTAGGAAGCCCTTCACCTCCCCCTTCTCACTCACAATGGCCACACGATGCACCAGCGGCACAGGATACAGCAGGTTACTCAGGTACACAAACGCCCTGAGAAGGGATGGATGATTTTAACATTTGGTTGGGAGGTGAGGTGACGGTGTGGGCCCAGGAGGAGAACCCAGGAGGGACTAACCTTCCCACCAGACGGAACCATGGAAAGCGGTCATAGAAAGGGTCGCCGCCGGTGAGGGCATGGTCACAGTCCTCTACGGCACTGCTAGGGAGCTCTGCCGCACGGTCATACATTTCCCTCATCAGGTCCAGTCTCTGCCTATATGGGGCAGGGTAAAAACTGCATAAAGTGTTTGAATGATCATGGTTCCTCATCAAAATAAATACTATTTCCTGATCATACAGTATCTGTTTTGGAGTAATACGGTGGAACCTTGACTGACTCATGTTGACATAAGTGTTTGTCGACATAACCAAAGACATCAGGccaactcaatgctattttccaagCCAGATGAAATTGCAACGCGGGTCGTATTTTTCGTATTTGAGTTTGTCACAGATTATTTAGCAGATAAGAAATTACTTCTACTCTCACCTGAGCTTCTCCAGAGTCCAGTAATGCGTAGCTCCATTCTTTTGATCCTGCACTTCCACGGCCACAATGGTTCGAGGGAAAGGCCGTCTCTCCCTCTCCTTGGTCTCGCTTGGAGGCAGCAGATCAGGAGGCAAGGGCGAGTAAAGTGTGTCGGTCAACAGGACAAACTGGAACTGCACCTACGGATGTCATCATATTAcattaagtcttttttttatacCAGAGATGAACAATGCAGACATTTCAAGTGAGGATTACCTTCTTCTTTAGCTCCACACTTATAGCGTTAGCCTCCTTAAGGAAGATGGCGTTTCCCCAAAGTAGATCCCGGAGTGAAGTGAACTGGTAGAAGCGCCATTTCCTGAAAGCCCATAGAGCAAGCTCGGTCTCCCTTTTGGTCCATGGCACTAGACAAATTGGACAAGTGATGTTAAAGTGCTTTGTTTTAAGAATGAGGATCAGTTCAAATGGATATATTAGTCACCTTCCTCCTCaggctcctcttcttcctctggtGACTCCAGGTAGCGAGAGTCCACCTGCTTCTGAAGAGCCTCCAGCTTACTCTCATAGTCCTAAAAAAAGTATAACAATTGGTACTGTATgtcatatattaataataagatAATGCTATCTTATTATTGCATGTTTAATAAAAGACATATCCTCACCAGCCTCTGTTGCTCCAGCAATATACTAGCCTCTTCTCTTTCTTTGCGATACTGATCTTCAAGCTCCTGAAGCCTAAAAAGTGATTTGACAAAACATACGGTAATTGGCGGTTGAATGACTGACTCAGTTCTTGTATTAGATGTCTTCTCCTACCTCTGCTCCATCTCCTGTTTCATGTCAATGCCTTGTTTCTCCAGCAGCTCTCTCTGAGCGAAGGCCCAGTCAACAGGCTCCACGGGTGTCTCGGCGCACGGCGTCCTCTCGCGCTCGAGCCGGGCCTGCTCAGGGTCGTTGAAGCGAAACACGTGGCTCTTACCCATGATGATGCGGTTGCCTGAATAACAagattaaaaatgtcaaaagacTTTACACCACACTGACACCACTGTGAAGTTGTGACACATACCCGAGCGTAGCACAGTGGGAGAGGTTACTCTCTTGCCATTGACGTACGTCTCTGCGTCCTCACATGGCTCCAGAACAACGCAACCtgttacataaaaaaacattagctATGATAAGTCACATAAACATATATGCATGATATCATGAATCTCTATGTTATGCTCTGATTTATTAAGAGCTAATATAGTTCATTATTCAttacttatttgtatttattctttttcaTATTCCCGTTTTAGTAACTTTCACATACCTTCTCCCTGAGGGCCTGTGGTGCTGCTGAAGGTGCAGTGTTCATCTCGGATAAAATGGCCGCTCAGGACAATGTCTTGGCGAGTCTTGGCATCCTCACGTCCGACCCTAATGATGGAAGAATAAGTCGAGTAAAGTCAGACACATGAACTACAGGGGCTGCAGGgtggaagtggttagcatgcaggcctcacagataggagacctgagttcgattccacctaagccatctctgtgtggagtttgcatgttctccctgtgtgtctgtgggttttctccgggtactccggtttcctcccacattccaaaaacatgctaggttaattggcgactccaaattgtccataggtatgaatgtgagtgtgaatggttgtttgtctatatgtgccctgtgattggctggcgaccagtccagggtgtaccctgcttctcgcccaaagacagctgggataggctccagcatgcctgcgacccttatgaggataagcggtacagaaaattgaTGCATTTCTAGTTTTGGGCTAtaataaaatgactgctgaacTGTTTGtcagacacaaaataaaaatgaacacaagTAAGTCAACGGCTTACTTGGTGATGCCGTCTTTGATGTAGTAAAGCAGACACTCCGACATCAGTGGATCCTCATTCAAGTTGACCAGATGCGGCGTCTGAGGAAAGAATTGTTGATATTTAGCGAATGAGTATCTATGAGGCTTTATTAACATCCAACGGCATTAAGGGTGTCACCTTTTTGGGGGAGAAAACACCAACAGTGCCTCCATCTTCTCTCATGGCAACCCCCATCTCAGCCAGTAGAGCCTCTCTGCAGTAAACAATCACAGTGTTAGCATTAGACTATAGAGTTAACGTCTCTCTCTTTATTCTAGGAATAACAATGAAGAAGCTGGATAAATCAATTGTAGTTCAAATGGAAGAGAACACTCAAAAATAAGACCTAGATGCCCCCCACATAGAGTTGGACTAACCTCTCCATGCGAATGGCCTCAGTACGTCGAAGTTTCTCCTCCCACGTCTCATTGAGTTCTGCAATGATTTTCTCTGTTTCCTGTTGTGGAAGCAAGATCACTTTTACTgcattaaatgtaatataacgAAGTTAAGTTCCGACTTCCTGCTCTCCCACCTTGAGCCTCTCGATGGCCTCTTCACTCGCCGGGCTAAAGATGCGATCGTGGAGGTTGCTGATAGAGCCGGCGCGACTAGACAGCGCCGACAGCGACGGAGAGGGGCTCATTCCTGTCATGGCATTGGTCACTGCGGAGAGAGCACCCCTTTGATTGACAGCCTGACGATCATTGGCAAAGTTCTTGTAATCGCACAGGTCTGTCAGAAAAGAGAGATGTCGGAACGAGGGAGACAGGACGGCAGGGAAACGGCAGAGTTTGGACACCCAAAGTAATGGATAAGAGGAAGCAAACGAGAGGGGAATAGGGAGGAatacaaaagaagaagagaaactgaaataaattgaataatGGATCAGAAAGGCAGAAGTAATTTGCATTCCAAAGCCAATGCTTATTTTCCCTCGTCGTATTTGAACAATGCATACAGACAAACGAATGACAGGTTAAAGGAAAACACAACTTTAAGTAATTTAAAGGTTAAAGGTGCATGTTATATCTATCATCATACTCGGAGATAGACGTGGACAAAcatagctcattagcattaaacctatagacacacaaaacaacGTGTTCCCAGTAGGGTTTACTCAAGGAGTTTTACTACATCCAGTCTAAATTACAGCATCCAGATCAGATTTTGGCCTGCAGACTTCCAATGCATTGTTATAGGACTTCTgggaaataatataatatgcaaACTTTAAATTCACATTTGCACGGAATCCAACATTATATGAAGTGGACAATATAAACCCTTTTGCACAGTACCTACTGCACCAGATGGTTACACTTTGTCATCCTCTTTCTGCATTGATTCAATACATTTTTCCAATAATGTGTCACCCGTTTGTATTTGACCAGCCCACAAGCATGTTGATGagaaatttaaaaagaaaaaaagcatttctACCTaagatttcatttcattcatttgactGGAATTATGTGGGTCTGCGAATGCAAGCTCTGAAGGATTactctccacacagagactAAGGGAATGCAAAATAATGAGCTCCACGAGCACTCACCAATTATGTATACAGTTCTTGTTTAAGTGATGCATATGGACATCACTAGGCATACTCGGACCACTTCCACAGTCTAAATGAGATCCTTAACAAAAGCCATTTTACAGTTTCGTCTTAAGTATAAAGATTATTTGTCATAATTAGTGACAGAAATTCTGATTATGTTAGAGAGGCTATTtggaaaactattaaaaaaaactacagcatCAGAGTGATCAATAAGTATCCTTTGCTCATACTCATGTATCTGAGCTTGTTATTTTGCTCTCTGGTGTGGAGGAAGAAGACAAGCCGGCACTGGGTTTCTGTTCAGTTCCTTGCAAAGTGTAGGCGTGTTAGCATTATATACGGTATACACACATTTCAAACCACTGATGATGGGGCCGCTGCATCGATACGCTGACAGGACAAAAAGGAGGAAAGACTTAGCATCCAGTCCTCTCGACTCACATAAAAGTAAGAATTACTGTATCTAGTGTAAATGGCGGTGTTCATGCTGTGCTTCCGGTCCTGACACTCACTCTCGATAATGTCACCCAGGCCCTGAGCATACAGCAGGTCTTTGAGGCGGGCCACTTCCTCTTTCAGCTCGCGCACCAAACGGTTGTTCGGGTCCTCGTTGATGACGGCGTTGCAGCGGATCTGTTTGGCACGATCAGCATATCTGCAGGAGGTCATCAGAATGAACACAAACAATGATGTAATATGTAGTTGATGAGGCATCATAATAAAGTGAATGGATTCTTTAAAAAGGAAAGCAACTGAACAATGAAGATCAATTacaatggtcatttttattattttattattaattaatatgtatttaaacaTGTGCTACTGTTGTACTCATAATAATTTTCTAATGTAAAGGGTGGAATttcttataatatatatatatatataatttaaaagtatatttttgggTTGCATTTTAAAGGTGTGAATAAGTTGGATATAATATCGGATAAAGTAGATTAAATTCCTGTCACAAATTTTTGTCACAGCAGCTACTCATGAGGTTAAATAATTGCTTGTTAAATGGTGAAATTATTTGAAAACCAGGGTGTAATATGGCGCATAATAAGTACACACAAAATAAGGTATAAAAATTGTCTATATTCCTGTAAGTATATAATTATACCAAAACTAGAGGTTGGTGGAAATATACTATATCAATCACTGTAAAATGGCTATAATGTCAACTTTATAGTGTCAACTTCTGCAGAATGATATGCAACAAATTGGCATGTTCTCTGACCGGAGGGTACTGAGTGTTTCATCATAGTTGATGTCAGCAGGGCTGAGAGCAGCCACCATAGCCGTACGAGAGTTTCCACCTAAAAACAAGACAAATTCATACTGTCATGCttttaaaaaagccaaatagTTCCAATGTAAAGGTTTGTTGTAGGAGTGCACACACCTAGATTCTCCCTCAGCAGCCACGTCAGGACCGAATCTCTGTACGGAATGAAACTttccaccttcttcttctttttgttctAAAGAAGagttaaaatacatacataaatcacATGTGTTTGTTGAagaatgattaaaaataaaaatgtagcgTGTGCAATGTTGTACTGTATTAACTAACCTTGTTTGGTACTGAGTCCTGTCAAACATATAGGGAAAGAATGTAATTGAAACAAGATAATATACTGTTAAAAGgtgtaaatgtatatttttgttgataACATACCAGCTCAGCTAAAGCAGAAATAACTTTGCCCAATGTAGTCAAAGATTTGTTGATGTTGGCTCCTTCCTAAGTcccaataaaatacataaaaattagaCACCTTGTTATCCATTTAAATGTGAACGGCCAACCCGACACTCTACCTTAAGTCTGGTTCCTTTTGCTCCGGTGGAGTCGGCGCGCTCGCTACCAGCCAGGTCCACCAGGCTGATCTTACTGACCTGGGATGGCATAAAAggtattttcctcataaaacaCTCCCGTAGGAATGATCGTGAAGCCATGAGTTTGACGTGTCTAAACCTTTTCAGATGTATTGTCAGTCTCAGAGTCATATTTCTTCTGAGTGAAGATGATGTTAAAGACAGCGTGAGAGCGGCTGCTGGTCTCATTCATGTTTGTAGCAGCAACGGTCCtggttaaaaagaaaacacagtgCAATGCTTATGATGCATACTAATCAAGTtggaattgaaaataaataaaggaatgTTGCCTTAGCATAGAGTAATAGCTTGTTAATTTACCAGTACAATTCTAATGTTACTGTTCTGCTTGTACAAACCAAAAGTAAGCGATAATGtttatttaaaggaaataagtcGGTTGTTTATGTCTAATGTAATATGCATATAATGCATTGTCTCCTCTATGGAAGAGTGTCTCCACATGGAagtaaataacatgaaaaaatagcTCAGGGGTTTCCTTCTTCTGGAGCTGTTTAGTAACTACAGAATGTCCATCCAATGTCCAGCCAATAGCTAACTAACTTCACCTGAGTCAACAAATGCTTGGTCAGTTTTTATTCACCACAGTGACTTCAGGGAAGTTACACTTCAGATCCAAAGAGGGAGACCGAAAGCAAACAATTATCCCTTACTGTTGCTTTAAGGTTACCTGGCTTTGTTTCCAGAGTCCATCAGGTCCTGGATGTCGTTGTAAGAGGTGACAGCCAGTTTGGACAAATCTTCCACATATGGTCCCATCAGTGGGTGCTCCCTTACGCGTAGGTTCCCTTTGTTTTTTGGGTTGAGCAAGTCACGCACACGCTCACAGTAGATTTCCATGTAACTCACCTAGGGAGACGCACCAGGcgaaaatgaatatattatctTTAGGCTATATTCCAATTGGATTGGAAGATCAGAATTATGCCTTTGCATAATCAATAATGCTAAAATTAACACTGAATTTAACAATACATGTCTTATTGTTGTTGTAGGTTGTGATGATGTAAATGCTTCCACTGCATGTTTGCTTGCGGTAAAGACAGTTTGGGGTTTCATTTGTTGTGCAGCTGTAAGTGTTTGCTGAGTGCATGACGTCAcaacaaaacagcataaaaaaactacaaattatTGTTGCATAAAGTTGACAGTACACTCACCTCCACAGAGTAAGACATGCTGTTGTCATTGTTGCTGTCACTGATCTTAGTAAAAAGGTCCTCACAGagctaaacaacaaaaaaggtcaTTGAAAAACATTTTGGTTAGCTTTTGAATTAGTTTGACTGGAATTTTACTAAAACACAACAACAGTAATACCAAAGGTATGATGCCCTGTTGGTCCGTCTCCTGTCGCCCCATCATGGTGTAGCTTTTGCCCGCTCCAGTCTGTCCGTATGCAAATATGCACACGTTGTAGCCCTCGAAGGCGTGAAGCAGCATCTCCTCGCCAATGTCCTTGTACACCTGCATCTGTGAGGCATAGTTGATGTCCTCAGGCTGCAGAGacaaagaaaatgtgttttagaACAACAAAtatgtcattgtgttgtcaaaTTTGACTGATGTGTGGACACTGACCGTGGTGTGAGACCAGTAGGAGTAGTCAAAGTTGAAACTCTTGTTTTCCTTTGGCTGTTTGGGGTTCAGGATTGCTGAAATAAATAGAACACAACATGTGAGTGGGCTAAAAGCAGGAAAAAGTACAATTGACTACACCTCTTCtaatatattgtatgtaatttgaaatatttttattgctctTACAATACTCTTTTTTGAATAGGTGGATGATATTAAatctttttatatttaaagttaGCACATTTGGTTCCATTACGGTCAAACTCGCAAACTATTCCTACTCATGTCATATCGAATAACCGCATTGCGTTTCACAGAGTATCGCACACAACACCTGTCACActtcagcaaccatttttattatGCTACATTTTCTCAAGAGATATTACTATACCAATGTGACTTGAATGTACTTTATAGTAGTCCTGCCTATAGTCAAACATTGTGGTGGTAGTGCTATGATCTGGAGCTGCAGGAGTGCTGCCGACACTCTGGAGCTGGGGTTCAAACTTGATCACGTacacaaaatatttggacatacTGTGAGGAGTAGTCACTTGTCTTGCCAGCTATTTAcgcaataatggctgtgt
Proteins encoded in this region:
- the kif1ab gene encoding kinesin-like protein KIF1A isoform X9, with protein sequence MAGASVKVAVRVRPFNSREMAKESKCIIQMSGNTTTILNPKQPKENKSFNFDYSYWSHTTPEDINYASQMQVYKDIGEEMLLHAFEGYNVCIFAYGQTGAGKSYTMMGRQETDQQGIIPLLCEDLFTKISDSNNDNSMSYSVEVSYMEIYCERVRDLLNPKNKGNLRVREHPLMGPYVEDLSKLAVTSYNDIQDLMDSGNKARTVAATNMNETSSRSHAVFNIIFTQKKYDSETDNTSEKVSKISLVDLAGSERADSTGAKGTRLKEGANINKSLTTLGKVISALAELDSVPNKNKKKKKVESFIPYRDSVLTWLLRENLGGNSRTAMVAALSPADINYDETLSTLRYADRAKQIRCNAVINEDPNNRLVRELKEEVARLKDLLYAQGLGDIIEMTNAMTGMSPSPSLSALSSRAGSISNLHDRIFSPASEEAIERLKETEKIIAELNETWEEKLRRTEAIRMEREALLAEMGVAMREDGGTVGVFSPKKTPHLVNLNEDPLMSECLLYYIKDGITKVGREDAKTRQDIVLSGHFIRDEHCTFSSTTGPQGEGCVVLEPCEDAETYVNGKRVTSPTVLRSGNRIIMGKSHVFRFNDPEQARLERERTPCAETPVEPVDWAFAQRELLEKQGIDMKQEMEQRLQELEDQYRKEREEASILLEQQRLDYESKLEALQKQVDSRYLESPEEEEEPEEEVPWTKRETELALWAFRKWRFYQFTSLRDLLWGNAIFLKEANAISVELKKKVQFQFVLLTDTLYSPLPPDLLPPSETKERERRPFPRTIVAVEVQDQKNGATHYWTLEKLRQRLDLMREMYDRAAELPSSAVEDCDHALTGGDPFYDRFPWFRLVGRAFVYLSNLLYPVPLVHRVAIVSEKGEVKGFLRVAVQAISADEEAPDYGSGVRQSGTAKISFEDKQFEKFQTESITGSLSHSNTSQEELRIVEGEGQNVEMGISADEVNNNTCEEPPPSPVKSSGLGLDLPLELSPEKALSHLKIGSTFTFRVTVLQASSISAEYADIFCQFNFIHRHDEAFSTEPLKNTGRGPPLGFYHVQNITVEVTKSFVEYIKTQPIVFEVFGHYQKQPFPPLCKDLISPLRPSRRQFPRVMPLSKPVPATKLSTLTRSTAGPCHSKYDLMVFFEICELEASGDYIPAVVDHRGGMPCHGTFLLHQGIQRRITVTIAHENGNDIEWKEVKELVIGRIRNTPEADETIIDPNILSLNILSSGYFWPKHDDKTFYRFEAAWDSSMHNSLLLNRVTPYGEKIYITLSAYLEMENCTQPTVITKDFCMVFYSRDTKLPASRSIRNLFSTGCLRPSESNRVTGVYEMTLCYVADNGSPGMQRRRRRVLDTSVAYVRGEENLAGWRPRSDSLILDHQWELEKLSLLQEVEKTRHYLLLREKLEATLQAGQDALYKSVDISDFAKSPVLSQSPVSSPAPDSPNQRQRELAAKCLRLLMHTFNRDYSQVSSSASESKLSEMSASLMRGESSSTLNTLTPSSTCPSLIEGHYDIRHTEPGSGASTPDLDPFSPVDRKKSLKGCSFVPDIQEIRVSPIVSKKGYLHFLEPHTSGWVKRYVVVRRPYVYLYRSERDSVERAVINLSSAKVEYSEDKQTLLRTPNTFTVCTEHRGILLQANNDKEMHDWLYAFNPLLAGTIRSKLSRRKSVQSVPAAQRM
- the kif1ab gene encoding kinesin-like protein KIF1A isoform X7, producing MAGASVKVAVRVRPFNSREMAKESKCIIQMSGNTTTILNPKQPKENKSFNFDYSYWSHTTPEDINYASQMQVYKDIGEEMLLHAFEGYNVCIFAYGQTGAGKSYTMMGRQETDQQGIIPLLCEDLFTKISDSNNDNSMSYSVEVSYMEIYCERVRDLLNPKNKGNLRVREHPLMGPYVEDLSKLAVTSYNDIQDLMDSGNKARTVAATNMNETSSRSHAVFNIIFTQKKYDSETDNTSEKVSKISLVDLAGSERADSTGAKGTRLKEGANINKSLTTLGKVISALAELDSVPNKNKKKKKVESFIPYRDSVLTWLLRENLGGNSRTAMVAALSPADINYDETLSTLRYADRAKQIRCNAVINEDPNNRLVRELKEEVARLKDLLYAQGLGDIIENLCDYKNFANDRQAVNQRGALSAVTNAMTGMSPSPSLSALSSRAGSISNLHDRIFSPASEEAIERLKETEKIIAELNETWEEKLRRTEAIRMEREALLAEMGVAMREDGGTVGVFSPKKTPHLVNLNEDPLMSECLLYYIKDGITKVGREDAKTRQDIVLSGHFIRDEHCTFSSTTGPQGEGCVVLEPCEDAETYVNGKRVTSPTVLRSGNRIIMGKSHVFRFNDPEQARLERERTPCAETPVEPVDWAFAQRELLEKQGIDMKQEMEQRLQELEDQYRKEREEASILLEQQRLDYESKLEALQKQVDSRYLESPEEEEEPEEEVPWTKRETELALWAFRKWRFYQFTSLRDLLWGNAIFLKEANAISVELKKKVQFQFVLLTDTLYSPLPPDLLPPSETKERERRPFPRTIVAVEVQDQKNGATHYWTLEKLRQRLDLMREMYDRAAELPSSAVEDCDHALTGGDPFYDRFPWFRLVGRAFVYLSNLLYPVPLVHRVAIVSEKGEVKGFLRVAVQAISADEEAPDYGSGVRQSGTAKISFEDKQFEKFQTESITGSLSHSNTSQEELRIVEGEGQNVEMGISADEVNNNTCEEPPPSPVKSSGLGLDLPLELSPEKALSHLKIGSTFTFRVTVLQASSISAEYADIFCQFNFIHRHDEAFSTEPLKNTGRGPPLGFYHVQNITVEVTKSFVEYIKTQPIVFEVFGHYQKQPFPPLCKDLISPLRPSRRQFPRVMPLSKPVPATKLSTLTRSTAGPCHSKYDLMVFFEICELEASGDYIPAVVDHRGGMPCHGTFLLHQGIQRRITVTIAHENGNDIEWKEVKELVIGRIRNTPEADETIIDPNILSLNILSSGYFWPKHDDKTFYRFEAAWDSSMHNSLLLNRVTPYGEKIYITLSAYLEMENCTQPTVITKDFCMVFYSRDTKLPASRSIRNLFSTGCLRPSESNRVTGVYEMTLCYVADNGSPGMQRRRRRVLDTSVAYVRGEENLAGWRPRSDSLILDHQWELEKLSLLQEVEKTRHYLLLREKLEATLQAGQDALYKSVDISDFAKSPVLSQSPVSSPAPDSPNQRQRELAAKCLRLLMHTFNRDYSQVSSSASESKLSEMSASLMRGESSSTLNTLTPSSTCPSLIEGHYDIRHTEPGSGASTPDLDPFSPVDRKKSLKGCSFVPDIQEIRVSPIVSKKGYLHFLEPHTSGWVKRYVVVRRPYVYLYRSERDSVERAVINLSSAKVEYSEDKQTLLRTPNTFTVCTEHRGILLQANNDKEMHDWLYAFNPLLAGTIRSKLSRRKSVQSVPAAQRM